The following are from one region of the Bacillota bacterium genome:
- a CDS encoding heavy metal-associated domain-containing protein: protein MTVKIIIDGMGCENCVNAVKRSLSSIPNVKIKKVEIGRAVVEVDGFGDWSRLREAIEGAGYDVLDVKVFDEYTEAGD from the coding sequence GTGACCGTGAAAATTATTATTGACGGAATGGGTTGTGAAAACTGCGTTAACGCTGTTAAGCGCTCTCTGTCATCAATACCAAATGTAAAAATCAAAAAGGTCGAAATCGGCCGTGCTGTCGTAGAAGTTGACGGGTTCGGTGATTGGAGCCGTCTGAGAGAGGCAATTGAAGGCGCAGGCTATGATGTACTTGATGTAAAAGTATTTGATGAATATACCGAGGCCGGGGATTAA